One part of the Aurantibacillus circumpalustris genome encodes these proteins:
- a CDS encoding ABC transporter permease subunit, with the protein MNRIIKFIVLDILKNKIVLIYTLILAVLSWGVFSLEDNSNKGVLTLLNVILLTVPLVSVIFSTIYLYNSSEFIELLLSQPIKRAKIWLSLFFGLVSSLALSFFIGAGIPILIYAPDSIGFMMVLVGLFVSSVFVAIAFLSGILTRDKAKGIGISILLWLFFALLFDGLVLFLLFQFADYPIEKMMVGITALNPIDLGRILILLHLDVSAMMGYTGAIFKNFFGTSLGIFMAFFILIVWIIVPFWFSLLKFKRKDL; encoded by the coding sequence ATGAATAGAATTATTAAGTTTATTGTTTTAGATATACTCAAAAACAAAATTGTTTTAATTTACACCCTTATTTTGGCCGTGTTGTCCTGGGGTGTATTTAGTCTGGAAGACAACAGCAACAAAGGTGTTTTGACCTTATTGAATGTTATTTTACTTACGGTTCCTTTAGTATCTGTTATTTTTTCAACCATTTACCTCTACAATAGTTCTGAGTTTATTGAGCTGTTATTAAGTCAGCCTATTAAAAGAGCTAAAATTTGGTTGAGTTTATTTTTCGGATTAGTATCCTCTTTAGCTCTTTCTTTTTTCATTGGGGCAGGCATTCCTATTTTAATATATGCACCGGATAGTATTGGTTTTATGATGGTGCTTGTTGGTCTTTTTGTTTCTTCTGTATTTGTGGCCATTGCATTTTTAAGTGGCATACTTACACGAGATAAAGCAAAAGGCATTGGAATTTCAATTCTTCTCTGGTTGTTTTTTGCATTATTGTTTGATGGACTAGTCTTGTTTTTACTTTTCCAGTTTGCAGATTATCCTATTGAAAAAATGATGGTGGGCATTACCGCTTTGAATCCTATCGATCTAGGAAGAATTCTCATCTTACTTCATCTTGATGTTTCGGCAATGATGGGTTATACTGGCGCTATTTTTAAGAATTTTTTCGGAACCTCCTTAGGAATTTTTATGGCCTTTTTTATTCTGATTGTTTGGATTATTGTTCCTTTTTGGTTTTCATTACTAAAATTCAAAAGGAA
- a CDS encoding ABC transporter ATP-binding protein, producing the protein MIEINQLYKSFGKLEVLKDINLDLKSSECIALIGPNGCGKTTLIKSILGMVIPTTGTIKVKEQLITKNFEYRKNIGYMPQIGRYPDNMSVGQIVEMIKDIRSSHETLDEDLLNEFKLKSIFNKQMRTLSGGTTQKVSATLAFLFNPDILILDEPTAGLDPLASEILKEKIVSEKQKGKLIMITSHLLSELDDLITQLIFMQEGCVEFHKTIAELQTSTGEEKISKAIAHVLKQKNNE; encoded by the coding sequence ATGATAGAAATTAATCAACTTTATAAATCTTTTGGAAAACTTGAAGTGCTCAAGGATATTAACCTCGACCTAAAAAGTAGTGAGTGTATTGCCCTTATTGGTCCTAATGGCTGTGGTAAAACCACTTTAATCAAAAGTATTTTGGGGATGGTTATCCCCACCACAGGAACTATTAAAGTAAAAGAGCAACTGATTACTAAAAATTTTGAATACCGTAAAAACATTGGATACATGCCTCAAATTGGCCGGTATCCCGATAACATGTCGGTTGGTCAAATTGTTGAAATGATCAAGGATATCCGATCGTCACACGAAACCTTAGATGAAGACCTACTTAATGAGTTTAAATTAAAAAGTATTTTTAATAAACAGATGCGCACGCTTTCTGGTGGTACCACTCAAAAAGTTAGCGCTACATTAGCTTTTTTGTTTAACCCCGACATTTTAATTTTAGACGAACCCACAGCAGGTCTAGACCCCTTGGCTTCTGAAATTTTAAAAGAAAAAATAGTGTCTGAAAAACAAAAAGGCAAATTAATAATGATCACGTCACATTTACTTAGTGAATTGGATGACTTAATTACTCAGCTCATTTTTATGCAAGAAGGTTGTGTGGAATTTCACAAAACCATTGCAGAACTTCAAACTTCTACAGGAGAAGAAAAGATTTCGAAGGCAATTGCTCATGTTTTAAAACAAAAAAATAATGAATAG